A single region of the Thermotoga profunda AZM34c06 genome encodes:
- a CDS encoding HD-GYP domain-containing protein has translation MTRAFRIFAIFLFVIFILAIIAISISLSNTNPLLLNRECLIFLALGIIFEMIGFSVSKFSGHNIRVTSGLVINILAASIFSTLEAAIIASASVLIVGLFIVKGKDVFKYIFNVSQVGLNTIFISFVFSLLKSSQISRNVWVVLVISFTYMIINAFFFSIGFSLVVKATFINSFAQTMKTPLLNSITVLPLASVAYVLYHLMGLTAVPLVLVILLALQLGNLFRGEYQQSKFENLKLLVKSLELKDSYTSGHSERAAQLSYMIAKRLGLSEKLCNRIKTACLLHDVGKIGVPDYILNKPEKLSEEEFKTIKSHSVKSEELLRTVSSFKNKEAKWVRHHHERWDGFGYPDGLKGEEIPLPSRIIAAADIYEALTSARPYRKAYDKQEAINMIKEMSGSVLDPKIVQILVEIVVNGHFDA, from the coding sequence TTGACAAGAGCATTCAGAATCTTTGCTATTTTTCTCTTTGTCATATTCATTCTGGCGATAATTGCAATCAGTATATCTTTATCTAATACCAATCCTCTGCTACTAAATCGTGAGTGTTTAATTTTCCTTGCTCTTGGGATTATTTTTGAGATGATAGGCTTTTCTGTCTCAAAGTTCTCCGGTCACAATATCAGAGTAACAAGTGGGTTAGTAATCAATATTCTTGCTGCCAGTATATTTTCAACCCTTGAAGCTGCTATAATTGCCTCCGCATCAGTTCTAATAGTAGGTTTATTTATAGTAAAAGGTAAGGATGTATTCAAATATATTTTCAACGTATCTCAAGTTGGTTTGAACACAATTTTCATATCATTTGTGTTTTCACTCCTAAAATCTTCTCAGATATCAAGAAACGTCTGGGTGGTTCTGGTTATATCCTTCACGTACATGATAATCAACGCCTTTTTCTTTTCGATTGGATTCAGCTTGGTTGTAAAGGCAACATTTATAAACAGTTTCGCCCAAACCATGAAAACTCCTTTGTTGAATTCAATAACTGTTCTCCCTTTGGCTTCGGTTGCTTACGTACTTTATCACTTAATGGGCTTAACAGCTGTTCCTTTAGTTTTAGTAATTCTACTTGCGCTCCAATTAGGCAATCTATTTCGTGGTGAATATCAACAATCTAAATTCGAAAACTTAAAACTTTTGGTGAAAAGCTTAGAACTAAAAGACTCGTACACGAGTGGTCATAGTGAAAGGGCAGCTCAGTTGTCTTACATGATAGCAAAGAGGTTAGGGCTTTCGGAAAAGCTTTGCAACAGAATCAAAACAGCGTGTTTGCTGCATGACGTCGGCAAGATAGGTGTGCCAGACTACATTCTGAACAAACCAGAAAAATTATCGGAAGAAGAGTTCAAAACGATAAAAAGCCACTCTGTCAAATCAGAAGAATTATTGAGGACCGTCAGCAGTTTCAAAAACAAAGAAGCCAAATGGGTCAGGCACCATCACGAAAGATGGGATGGCTTTGGATACCCAGATGGACTAAAAGGTGAAGAGATTCCATTACCATCAAGAATAATAGCCGCAGCCGATATATATGAAGCACTCACAAGCGCAAGACCATACCGTAAAGCATATGACAAACAGGAAGCAATAAATATGATAAAAGAAATGTCTGGTAGTGTTTTAGACCCCAAGATCGTCCAAATACTCGTCGAAATAGTTGTCAATGGTCATTTCGATGCCTGA
- a CDS encoding DUF6115 domain-containing protein, whose product MFELTDFFSWVVFLSTLGTVAFAWGLFLSNTNQRAPKQEEYEKFEERILELMGQFRHISSVRLQMLDRKIEELKKLIKEANTLYASLCSQETKVAERFSYPAKTEPISVEESETTQIQINNDKEKQIEEVKTDTNGTSIERKILLLYQEGKSEQDIARELSIGVGEVMLILSLFRHRNDH is encoded by the coding sequence GTGTTTGAACTGACTGACTTTTTTTCCTGGGTTGTTTTTTTGAGTACTCTTGGTACAGTAGCTTTTGCATGGGGGCTTTTTCTTTCTAATACAAATCAAAGAGCTCCCAAGCAAGAAGAATATGAAAAATTCGAAGAAAGAATCCTTGAACTCATGGGGCAGTTCAGGCATATCTCATCTGTTAGATTACAAATGCTTGATAGAAAAATAGAAGAGCTCAAAAAGTTGATCAAAGAAGCCAACACATTGTATGCCTCTTTGTGTAGTCAAGAGACAAAAGTCGCAGAGAGATTTTCTTATCCTGCGAAAACCGAGCCAATATCTGTGGAAGAATCAGAAACCACACAAATTCAGATAAATAATGACAAAGAAAAGCAAATTGAAGAAGTGAAAACGGATACAAATGGTACTTCCATTGAAAGAAAGATTCTATTATTGTATCAAGAAGGAAAGAGTGAACAAGACATCGCAAGAGAATTGAGCATCGGTGTTGGTGAAGTTATGCTGATATTGTCACTTTTCAGGCATCGAAATGACCATTGA
- the hydE gene encoding [FeFe] hydrogenase H-cluster radical SAM maturase HydE — MKHPQKVEIDEIAFILSKEEIDEKLFALADEIRQKYLGKAVYIRGIIEFSNYCKNNCLYCGIRAQNKDITRYRMSIEQIIQRARLISQMGIKTIVLQSGEDTYYNSDMIAQLVKKIKEFNVAITLSIGERNFDEYKLWKDMGADRYLMRHETADEKLYEKLHPNDSFKTRVEHLKKLKELGYEVGAGSMVGLPDQDDLSLAKDILFVRDLDADMVGIGPFIPHPSTPLKNAKSGTLNKTLKMIALTRLFLPDTNIPATTALGTIHPLGRQLALKCGANVIMPNFTPLPYRSLYTLYPNKICIFENDIACAECTKNLVISAGYSVSNDFGYRRRFNEYITCRV, encoded by the coding sequence ATGAAACATCCACAGAAGGTTGAAATCGATGAAATTGCATTCATTCTTTCAAAAGAAGAGATTGATGAAAAACTCTTTGCTTTAGCAGATGAGATCAGGCAAAAATACCTTGGAAAGGCTGTGTACATTCGTGGAATCATTGAATTTTCGAATTATTGCAAAAATAACTGTTTGTATTGTGGTATCAGGGCGCAAAACAAAGATATTACAAGGTACAGGATGTCAATAGAGCAGATCATTCAACGTGCAAGGTTGATATCACAGATGGGAATAAAAACAATCGTTTTGCAATCTGGTGAAGATACATATTACAACAGTGACATGATAGCCCAACTCGTAAAAAAGATAAAAGAATTCAATGTTGCAATTACTCTGAGCATTGGTGAAAGGAACTTTGATGAATACAAACTCTGGAAAGATATGGGAGCAGATAGATATCTCATGCGCCATGAAACTGCAGATGAAAAATTGTATGAGAAATTACATCCAAATGATTCGTTCAAAACAAGAGTAGAACATTTAAAGAAGCTCAAGGAGTTGGGTTACGAAGTTGGTGCAGGATCGATGGTTGGACTTCCAGATCAAGATGATCTTTCTTTAGCAAAGGATATTCTATTTGTACGAGATCTCGATGCCGATATGGTAGGAATAGGTCCTTTCATACCGCATCCTTCGACACCATTGAAAAATGCAAAATCTGGAACTTTGAATAAAACATTGAAAATGATAGCCCTTACGAGATTGTTTTTACCAGATACGAATATACCAGCGACAACGGCTCTTGGTACGATTCATCCTCTGGGAAGACAATTGGCACTCAAATGTGGAGCCAATGTCATCATGCCAAATTTCACTCCTTTACCTTATCGTTCACTTTACACTTTGTATCCAAATAAGATTTGTATCTTTGAAAATGACATTGCCTGTGCAGAATGTACAAAGAATCTTGTGATATCTGCTGGTTACTCGGTCAGCAACGATTTTGGATATAGGAGGAGGTTCAATGAATATATCACATGCAGGGTTTAG
- a CDS encoding potassium channel beta subunit family protein — MEYRKVGKWGLRISELSLGSWITFGNQLDFDAAKELIKRAVQNGINFIDTAEAYANGMAESMLGEIIKSYRRSDLVISTKIFWGGNGPNEKGLSRKHLLEGTWASLKRLQLNYVDLLYCHRPDPEVPMEEVVWTMDQIVRNGLALYWGTSEWSAKELEKAHQTAKQLNCIPPVVEQPQYNMLVRERVEKEYEPIYEKYGMGLTTFSPLASGLLSGKYLQGIPQDSRLAKYEFIRKRFEETGLMSEKTFSKILKLKKISEELNCTLSQLAIAWILKNPRVSSVILGVSKIEQFDENIKAIEVKQKLSDDVMNEIQKILND, encoded by the coding sequence ATGGAATACAGAAAGGTTGGAAAATGGGGTTTGAGGATCAGTGAATTGTCTCTGGGGTCGTGGATTACCTTTGGCAATCAACTCGATTTTGACGCTGCGAAGGAATTAATCAAAAGAGCCGTACAAAATGGAATCAATTTCATTGATACGGCAGAGGCTTATGCAAATGGAATGGCTGAATCTATGCTTGGAGAGATCATAAAATCCTACAGAAGATCTGATTTAGTCATCTCAACCAAGATATTCTGGGGAGGAAATGGTCCTAACGAAAAAGGCCTTTCAAGAAAGCATTTACTCGAAGGCACATGGGCATCTTTGAAAAGACTGCAACTCAATTACGTAGATCTTCTGTATTGTCACAGACCTGATCCAGAAGTACCAATGGAAGAAGTCGTCTGGACCATGGATCAGATCGTTCGAAATGGGTTAGCACTTTACTGGGGGACATCCGAATGGAGTGCGAAAGAATTAGAAAAAGCCCACCAGACGGCAAAGCAACTCAATTGCATACCTCCAGTGGTTGAGCAACCTCAATACAACATGTTGGTAAGAGAAAGAGTAGAGAAAGAATATGAACCGATATATGAAAAATACGGCATGGGTCTGACAACCTTCAGTCCACTCGCATCTGGATTGCTCAGTGGAAAATACTTGCAAGGAATACCACAAGACTCAAGACTTGCAAAATACGAATTCATCAGAAAGAGATTTGAAGAGACAGGATTAATGAGTGAAAAGACGTTTTCCAAAATCCTGAAATTGAAAAAGATCTCCGAGGAACTGAATTGCACTTTGTCCCAACTTGCAATAGCATGGATATTGAAAAATCCACGCGTATCGAGCGTCATCCTGGGTGTGTCGAAGATAGAACAGTTTGACGAAAACATAAAAGCCATCGAGGTCAAACAAAAACTTTCTGACGACGTTATGAATGAAATTCAGAAAATTCTAAACGATTGA
- the hydF gene encoding [FeFe] hydrogenase H-cluster maturation GTPase HydF, which yields MNISHAGFRKYVAIAGRRNVGKSSLINAIARQDIAIVSEIPGTTTDPVYKTLEIQPIGPVTLIDTPGIDDQGIVGQKRVERAKRSLYRADAAILVTDDRPSYYEQMLVDILRELEIPFVIAVNKSDLHLDGLVNLYEPFGVPIVEISAKEGKNIHILLEKLSQIIPEKEEKPLVGHLLKRTKTAILVVPIDKAAPKGRLIMPQVEAIREIIDFGGTAVVTRDVELADTLTKLSNNVDLVVTDSQVVMKIEKIVPEKIPLTTFSILEAANKGDLKFFMEGIEKLKLLRDNDQVAVVEACSHVPTCDDIGRVKIPRWIEQKMKLRLNYKFFAGKEFPDLEELQECQLIIHCGGCVLTRSAFMRRMTLAKRLKIPVVNYGMLISHLHGVLDRVLKPLIQ from the coding sequence ATGAATATATCACATGCAGGGTTTAGAAAATATGTGGCAATAGCCGGTCGTAGGAATGTTGGTAAATCTTCTTTGATAAATGCGATTGCCCGCCAGGACATAGCGATTGTAAGTGAAATACCCGGTACAACAACAGACCCTGTTTACAAAACCCTTGAAATACAACCTATAGGTCCTGTTACTTTGATCGACACACCCGGTATAGATGATCAAGGAATCGTCGGTCAAAAACGTGTTGAAAGGGCAAAAAGATCACTCTACAGAGCAGATGCCGCTATTCTTGTTACTGATGACCGACCGTCTTATTATGAACAGATGTTAGTGGATATCCTTAGAGAGCTTGAAATACCCTTTGTGATAGCTGTAAATAAATCCGATCTTCATCTGGATGGTCTTGTGAATTTATACGAGCCATTTGGCGTTCCAATTGTGGAGATTTCAGCAAAAGAAGGAAAAAACATTCACATATTACTCGAAAAACTCTCGCAGATAATTCCTGAAAAAGAAGAAAAGCCATTGGTAGGTCATCTACTCAAAAGGACAAAAACGGCAATTCTTGTTGTTCCAATAGATAAAGCAGCACCAAAAGGTAGATTGATCATGCCACAAGTAGAAGCGATAAGAGAGATTATAGATTTTGGCGGAACGGCTGTTGTGACAAGAGATGTTGAACTTGCTGATACTCTCACAAAGCTTTCAAATAATGTGGATTTAGTTGTCACAGATTCACAAGTTGTGATGAAAATAGAAAAGATCGTACCAGAGAAGATACCCCTGACGACTTTTTCGATACTCGAGGCGGCGAATAAAGGCGATCTAAAATTTTTTATGGAAGGTATTGAAAAACTCAAGTTATTAAGAGACAACGACCAAGTTGCAGTTGTTGAAGCTTGTTCTCATGTACCAACTTGCGATGATATTGGAAGGGTAAAAATACCAAGATGGATAGAACAGAAAATGAAGTTGAGATTAAACTATAAATTCTTTGCCGGTAAGGAATTTCCAGATCTTGAAGAGTTACAAGAATGTCAGTTGATAATACATTGTGGTGGGTGCGTGTTAACCAGGAGTGCATTTATGCGTCGCATGACCTTGGCAAAAAGGTTGAAGATTCCAGTTGTAAACTATGGAATGTTGATATCACACCTGCATGGTGTTTTGGATCGAGTACTCAAGCCTCTTATTCAGTAA